The nucleotide window GTGAGCCAGTCCAGCCGGTCGAAGAGCTGGTGGTACGCCTTGTCGTACGCCTCCTGATTGCCAGCGAACCCGCACCGGTAGACGCCGTTGTTCACGTCCCGGAACACCACGGCGTTGACTTCGTCGATCTGCTCCCGCAGGTGGTCGGGGTAGAGCTTCGGGGCGCCCTCGCGGTGGTACGCCCTCCACTGGGTGGACAGGTCCAGGCTCATCTGCGCGTAGTCGTTGGTCACCACCTGCCCGGTCGGCACGTCCACGATCGCCGGCACTGTGATGCCGCGCTCGTAGCCGGGGAAGCGCTTGAAGTACGCCTCCTGGATGCGCTCGATGCCGAGCACCGGGTCCCGGCCGTCCGGGTCGAGGTCGAAGGTCCAGCTCCGGGCGTCGTGGGTCGGGCCGGCCACCGCCATCGAGATGGCGTCCTCCAGACCGAGCAACCGTCGCACGATGATCAGTCGGTTGGCCCACGGGCAGGCGCGGCTGACCGCCAGCCGGTACCGGCCGGGCTCGACCGGGTACCCGTCGCGCCCATCCTCGGTGATCCGGGTGGCGATGTACCGCTGGTCGCGGGTGAACTCGCCGCCCGGCTCGACGTACTTGCCGCCTTTTTCCTCGCCCACGTCGCCCTCCCGGTCTGGTCTGTGTCTCTACCCAATCCTCGCGGATCTACGGCGCACAGTGGTCCCGGATACCCTGCCGGCATGACGGATGTGGAGGCGGCGGCCCGGCGGTTCATCGCCGATGTGTGGAATGCCCGCCGGGAGGAGTCGGCGTACGAGCTGGTCGCCGAGGAGTGCCCGGGGCTGGGCGGCACCGGGCCGGAGGCGACGTTGGCCTGGCATCGTGAGCGCCGGGCGGCCTTCCCGGATCTCCGCTACAAGATCGTCGACGTGGTCGCGGCCGGCGAGCGGGTGGCCGTGCACTGGCGGGCCGCCGGCACCCACGTCGGGCAGTTCGGGCCGGTGCCGCCGACCGGGCAGGTGGTCAGCTACTCGGGGGCGACGTTCCTGCGCTTCGACGCGGCGGGCCGGATCGTCGAGGTGTGGAGCTGCAACGAGCTGTTCCAGTTGCTGCAACAACTCGGCGTCGAGATGCTCCCACCGGCCGTCGTCAGCGGACCCGGGGCGTGATCCGGCTGATCGGCAGATTGATCGGAAAGGGCTCGCCGGTGTCGACGAACTTCGTCCACCGCCCGGTCTCGGTGTAGACCTCGTTCACCGCGTCGATCCGGTAGGTCACCACCTCCAGCGCGCCCTCCGTCTCGATCCGCCAGTAGTAGGGGATGCCGGCCTGGGCGTACAGCGCCGGCTTCAACACCCGGTCCATGGATCGGGTGCTCGGTGAGACGATCTCGATGGCGAGCACCACCTCGTGCGGCTCGTACTTCGACGGCTCTCGGGCGGCGGCGACCGACGTGGTGATCAGCACGTCGGGGATGAACGAGCGGGTGCGGTTGATCCGCACCTCGACCGCCTGGGTCACGTCGTAGCCGTCGGGGCAGTCTTCGTCGAGCGCGGTGCCAAGACGCATCGCGATGGTCTGGTGGGTACGGGTGGGGGAGGGGGACATCAGCAGCACTCCATCGAGCAGTTCCCGGCGACGGCCATCCTCGGGCAGCGCATCCAGGTCGTCAGTCGTCCACTCGCTCTCGGGCGGGTAGTCGCTCTGCAGCGCGGCGGTCATGGCAGGTCCTTCCAGGTGCGTTCGTTCTCCCCGCGACCACGGTACCGCCGTCGACCTGTGGGTGGTGGTCGCGCGCGCCGTGGCCACAGGGCAGGATGGTCGACATGAGCGACCCCAGCGAGCGCGGCGACACCAGCGACCGCGGCCTACCCGGCGCGGGCCTGGTGAAAGGGCTGGCGGTCACCCTCAAGACGATGACCAGCCGTTCGACCACCCAGCAGTACCCGGACGTGGCCCCCGACCTGCCGCCCCGCTCGCGTGGGGTGATCGCCCTGTCGGAGGAGAACTGCACGGTCTGCATGCTCTGCGCCCGTGAATGTCCGGACTGGTGCATCTACATCGACTCGCACAAGGAGGAGGTGGTGGTGCCCGGCGCCGCCCGCCCCCGCCAGCGCAACGTGCTCGACAAGTTCGACATCGACTTCTCGCTCTGCATGTACTGCGGCATCTGCATCGAGGTCTGCCCGTTCGACGCGCTCTACTGGTCACCGGAGTTCGAGTACGCCGAGTACGACATCAAGGACCTGCTGCACGACAAGGACCACCTCGGTCAGTGGATGGCCACCGTTCCGCCGCCGCCCGCGCACGACCCGAACGGCGAGCCGGCCAAGGAGGAGACGTCCGCAGCGCGCAAGGCGGCCGCCGCACGTCCCGCTCCGTCGGCGATACCTCCCGACGCCGACCAGGACCCGGCGTCGTGAGCGCCCGAGCCGGCAGGGCGGCCCGGTGACCGGGGCGGATGTGCTGCTGCTCGCCCTCGGCGCGGTGGCGGTCGGCGCCGGCGTGCTGGTGGTGACCACGAAACACCTGGTCCGGGCCGGTCTCTACCTGGTGGTGTGCCTGGGCGCGTTGGCAGGTGACTTCCTGGTGCTCAGCGCCGAGTTGGTGGCCTGGGTGCAGGTGCTGATCTACGTGGGCGCGGTGGTGGTCCTGCTGCTGTTCGCGGTGATGCTGACCCGAGCGCCGATCGGCGCCTCCGACGACCTGGACCGGCCCGGTTGGCCGGCGGCTCTGATCGGTGGCGGCGCCGGGCTGGGGCTGACCGCCCTGCTTGTCGACGCGTACCGCTGGAGCACCGTCGCGCTGCCCGCCGCGGGCACCGCCGAGCGGCTGGGGGAGCAGATCTTCCAGTCCTGGGTGCTGCCGTTCGAGGTGCTCTCGGTGCTGCTGCTCTCCGCCCTGGTGGGCGCGATCGTGTTGTCCCGGCCGGACATCGGCCGAGCCGCCCCGCAACGCGACGGCACGGCAGGCGACCTGGTCGACAGCGAGCCCGGGGGGCTCCGGTGAGGCCGGTCATCCCGTACGTCACCGCCGCGCTGCTGTTCGGCCTCGGCGTGTACGGCGTACTGCGTCGTCGCAACGCGGTGCTGGTGCTGATGTCGGTCGAGTTGATGCTCAACGCGGTCAACCTGATCCTGGTCACCGCGGACACCACCGCCCGCGCCGTGCTGCCGCACTCGGGGCAGGTCTTCGCCCTCTTCGTCATCGTTCTGGCCGCCGCCGAGATCGGGGTGGGGCTGGCGATCGTCCTTCAGCTCTACCGGCTGCGGGCGACAGTCGCCGTGGATGACGTGCCGTTGACCGAGCCGTCGGATCCCGTCGGCGGGCGCGAGCCGGCCGTCCTGGACTCGGAGGTGGGCCGGTGACCGGACTGCTCGGGGCGCTGCTGCCCGCCGTACCCCTGGTCGCCGGTCTGCTCGGTCTGCTGCTGCCGCCGGCCCCCCGGCGCGACAGCGCGTCCGGCGGCGACCGGGCCCGGACGGCCGCCGTGACGCTCGGTGTCGCCGGTGCGGCCGGTGCGTTGGCGCTGGCCGTCGCGCTGCTGCTCACTGTCGACGGGCCGACGGAGACGTCGAGCACCTGGGTCGACTTCGGCGGGCTGGTGGTGACCCTCGGCGTACGACTGGACGGCGCCGCCGCGCTGGTCGCGGTCGCGGTCACAGCGGTCGCCCTCGCCGTGCAGGTCTACTCGATCGGCTACCTGCGGCGTGGTCCCCATGACGACGTCGACGTGGACCACCGCTACCCGCCCTACGCCGCCCAGATCAGCCTCTTCACGGGCGCCATGCTGCTGGTGGTGGTCGCCGGCGACCTGATCATGCTGTTGGTCGGCTGGGAGGTGATGGGCCTCTGTTCGTACCTCCTGATCGCCCACGACCGCCGACTGGCCGGCGCCCCCGCCGCCGCCATGAAGGCGTTCCTGGTGACCCGGGTCGGTGACGTCGGGTTCCTGCTCGGCATCGCGCTGCTGGGCGTGTCGACGGGCAGCTTCCGGATCGCCGACGTGCTCGCCCACGACCACTCCGGCGCGACGTTGACCGCCGCCGGCCTGCTGCTGCTCGCCGGTGTGGCCGGCAAGAGCGCGCAGTTCCCGCTGCACACCTGGCTGCCGGACGCGATGGCCGGCCCGACCCCGATCTCCGCGTTGATCCACGCCGCGACGATGGTCGCCGCCGGGGTGTACGCCGTGGCCCGGCTCTACCCGCTGTTCACGGCCGCGCCTGTGACGTTGACCGTGCTGGGGGTGCTCGGCGCGATCACGCTGCTGCTCGGCGCGCTCGCCGCCACCGCCCAGGACGACATCAAACGGGTGCTGGCCTGGTCGACGGTGTCCCAACTGGGTTACATGACCGGCGCGCTGGCGGTCGGCTCACCGTCGGCAGCCCTGTTCCACCTGCTCACCCACGCCGCCTTCAAGGCGCTGCTGTTCCTCGCCGCCGGCGCGGTGATCCACGCCGTCGGCACCACACTGATGTCGGAGATGGGCGGGCTGCGGCGCAGCATGCCCGTGACGTTCTGGTGCACTGTGGTGGGCCTGGGCGCGCTGGCCGGGGTGCCGCCGCTGGCCGGTTTCTGGAGCAAGGACGGCGTACTGACTGTCGCCGAATCGGCCGCGCTGGAGGGCACCGGAGCGGCCCCGTCCTGGGTGGGTTGGATCGTCTGGGTCGCCGGGCTGGTCGGCGTGGCGGTCACCGCCTGGTACGCCGGTCGGCTGCTGCTGCGCGCCTTCTTCGGCGCTCCGCGCCTGCCCCTGGTTCGGCCACACGACCCGCCGGCGGTGCTGCGCTGGCCGGTGTTGCTGCTGGCCGTACCGGCCGCGCTGCTCGGTCTGGTCGGGTTCGTCGGGGCCTTCACCGACCGCCTGCGGTTCCCCACCGTCCCGGTGGCGGGCTCCGAGGACGGCCTGGTCCATCTGGGGCCGGGGGTGCTGCTGCCGCTCGCGTTCCTGCTGGTCGGCGCCACGCTGGTGACGCTGGGCTGGCGGCGCGACCCGGCCGCCGACCCGGCGACAGCGCTGGGTCCGCTGCGGCCGGTCTTCGCCCGCGCGTTCCGGCTCGACGACGTCCAGAACACAGTTGTGGTACGCCCCGTCCGCGCTCTGGCCCGCGCCGCGCGCACCGGTGACGAGGTGGTGGTGGACGGCGCGGTCGAGGGCAGCGGGCGAGCCGCGTCCGGTCTGGGCGCGGGGCTGGCCGCGCTGCACCGCGCGGCGCTGCCCCGAGCCGCCGCCGGCGTCCTGGCCGGCGCGCTGCTGATCGGCCTGGCCGCCGCAGTGCTTGGAGTTATCCAGTGAGCGCGAGGAGTGAGCCGGGTTTGCGAGCCCCGCAGTCGCGAACAGAGGCGGTCCGATGAGCTTCGGTCAGGTGTTGCTGGTTGCTGTGCTGGCGTTGCCGGCGCTGGGTGCGGTCGCGGTGGCGGCTACGCCCAGGGACCGGGCGGCCCGGCTGGTCGGCACTGTCGCGGCGGCGCTGACCCTGCTGGCCGCGGTGCCGCTGGTGTTCGGCGGTCGCGGTTGGGTCGCCTGGTCGGCCGGTGCGCCGGCGGTGCGCCCGTGGCACCAACTGGATCTGCCCTGGGTGCCCGGCCTGGAGTTGCGCTTCCACCTCGGCGTCGACGGCATCTCCTGGCCGCTTGTGGTGCTGACCGCGCTGCTCACGTTGCTCTGCTGCGCGTACACGATGTGGCGGGTCCCGGACGGCGGCAGCGGCCGGGCGCTCGTCGCGCTGCTGTTGGTGGTCGAGGTGGGCATCCTGGGCACCTTCCTCGCCCTGGACCTGGTGCTGTTCTTCCTCTTCTTCGAGGTCGTCCTGCTGCCGATGTACGCGATCATCGCCGGCTGGGGTGGCGCGGACCGGCGTCGGGCGGCCCGGAAGTTCGCGCTCTACACGCTGTTCGGGTCGGTGCTGCTGCTGGTCGGCGTGTACGTCGTGGTCGCCGCCGCCGGCACCGCCGACCTGGTGACGCTCACCGGTGGCGCGGGGATGTCCAGGGGCACCCAGTTGGCCGCGTTCACACTGCTCGCGGTGGCGTTCGCGGTGAAGAGCCCGCTGTGGCCGCTGCACTCCTGGCTGCCCGACGCGCACACCCAGGCCCCCACGGTGGGCAGTGTCGTGTTGGCCGGGGTGCTGCTGAAGATGGGCACCTACGGTCTGATCCGGGTCGCGGTGGGGGTGGCGCCGGAGGGGGCCCGTTGGGCGGCGCCGGTGCTCGGCGTGCTGGCCGTCGCCGCGATCCTGGTCGGTTCGCTGGTCTGTCTGGCTCAGTCGGACGTGAAGCGGCTGATCGCGTACTCCAGTGTGGGGCACATGGGCTTCGTGCTGCTGGGCGTCGCCACGCTGACCACCGTCGGCATCCAGGCGGCGTTGATCGGCAACGTCGCGCACGGGGTGATCACCGGCCTGCTGTTCTTCCTCGCCGGAGCGGTGAAGGACCGTACCGGCACGGGCACCCTCGCCGAGCTGTCCGGGCTGCGGGAGACCGCGCCCCGGTTGGCGGGTCTGCTCGCGTTCGCGGCGATCGCGTCGCTGGGTCTGCCCGGGTTGGCCGGCTTCTGGGGCGAGGCGTTCGCGGTGATCGCCGCCGTCCAGGTGGGCGGCCCGCTCTGGACCACCCTCGGGGTGCTGGCGGCGGTAGGCGGGGCGCTCACCGCCGCGTACTTCCTGCGGTTGCTGCGCCAGGTCACCCACAACCGGCCGAGCCCCGCCGTCGGGCAGGTTGGCCCCGGCCTGGCCGGTGCGGAGTTGACCGCGTGGGTGCCGCTGGTGCTGCTCGCGTTGGCCATCGGGCTGGCGCCGACGCTGGTCCTCGGCGTAGCCGAGGCCCCCGTCGACGCCCTGATCGGAGTGGTCAAACCATGAACGTCGTGCAGAGCGTGGACAGCGTCGCGCTGCTGCCGGCCTACCTGGCCGCCGGCACGGCCGTACTCGTGCTCATCACCGATCTGCTGGTGGCTCGGCCACGGGCCACGATCGCGGTGGCCGCGCTCGGCGCGCTCGGCACCGCGGTCGGCTCCGCGCTGGTCGGGGCGGGTGCGGAGCGGCGGACGTTCTGTGTGGGCGCCGACTGCTCCTGGATCTTCGGTGGTCGCGCCGCCCTGGTCGGCGTGGTGGTCGCGCTGCTCACAGTGGGCGTGCTCGGG belongs to Micromonospora ureilytica and includes:
- a CDS encoding NuoI/complex I 23 kDa subunit family protein; amino-acid sequence: MSDPSERGDTSDRGLPGAGLVKGLAVTLKTMTSRSTTQQYPDVAPDLPPRSRGVIALSEENCTVCMLCARECPDWCIYIDSHKEEVVVPGAARPRQRNVLDKFDIDFSLCMYCGICIEVCPFDALYWSPEFEYAEYDIKDLLHDKDHLGQWMATVPPPPAHDPNGEPAKEETSAARKAAAARPAPSAIPPDADQDPAS
- a CDS encoding NADH-quinone oxidoreductase subunit 5 family protein; amino-acid sequence: MTGLLGALLPAVPLVAGLLGLLLPPAPRRDSASGGDRARTAAVTLGVAGAAGALALAVALLLTVDGPTETSSTWVDFGGLVVTLGVRLDGAAALVAVAVTAVALAVQVYSIGYLRRGPHDDVDVDHRYPPYAAQISLFTGAMLLVVVAGDLIMLLVGWEVMGLCSYLLIAHDRRLAGAPAAAMKAFLVTRVGDVGFLLGIALLGVSTGSFRIADVLAHDHSGATLTAAGLLLLAGVAGKSAQFPLHTWLPDAMAGPTPISALIHAATMVAAGVYAVARLYPLFTAAPVTLTVLGVLGAITLLLGALAATAQDDIKRVLAWSTVSQLGYMTGALAVGSPSAALFHLLTHAAFKALLFLAAGAVIHAVGTTLMSEMGGLRRSMPVTFWCTVVGLGALAGVPPLAGFWSKDGVLTVAESAALEGTGAAPSWVGWIVWVAGLVGVAVTAWYAGRLLLRAFFGAPRLPLVRPHDPPAVLRWPVLLLAVPAALLGLVGFVGAFTDRLRFPTVPVAGSEDGLVHLGPGVLLPLAFLLVGATLVTLGWRRDPAADPATALGPLRPVFARAFRLDDVQNTVVVRPVRALARAARTGDEVVVDGAVEGSGRAASGLGAGLAALHRAALPRAAAGVLAGALLIGLAAAVLGVIQ
- a CDS encoding complex I subunit 4 family protein; the protein is MSFGQVLLVAVLALPALGAVAVAATPRDRAARLVGTVAAALTLLAAVPLVFGGRGWVAWSAGAPAVRPWHQLDLPWVPGLELRFHLGVDGISWPLVVLTALLTLLCCAYTMWRVPDGGSGRALVALLLVVEVGILGTFLALDLVLFFLFFEVVLLPMYAIIAGWGGADRRRAARKFALYTLFGSVLLLVGVYVVVAAAGTADLVTLTGGAGMSRGTQLAAFTLLAVAFAVKSPLWPLHSWLPDAHTQAPTVGSVVLAGVLLKMGTYGLIRVAVGVAPEGARWAAPVLGVLAVAAILVGSLVCLAQSDVKRLIAYSSVGHMGFVLLGVATLTTVGIQAALIGNVAHGVITGLLFFLAGAVKDRTGTGTLAELSGLRETAPRLAGLLAFAAIASLGLPGLAGFWGEAFAVIAAVQVGGPLWTTLGVLAAVGGALTAAYFLRLLRQVTHNRPSPAVGQVGPGLAGAELTAWVPLVLLALAIGLAPTLVLGVAEAPVDALIGVVKP
- a CDS encoding Uma2 family endonuclease, which translates into the protein MTAALQSDYPPESEWTTDDLDALPEDGRRRELLDGVLLMSPSPTRTHQTIAMRLGTALDEDCPDGYDVTQAVEVRINRTRSFIPDVLITTSVAAAREPSKYEPHEVVLAIEIVSPSTRSMDRVLKPALYAQAGIPYYWRIETEGALEVVTYRIDAVNEVYTETGRWTKFVDTGEPFPINLPISRITPRVR
- the nuoK gene encoding NADH-quinone oxidoreductase subunit NuoK codes for the protein MRPVIPYVTAALLFGLGVYGVLRRRNAVLVLMSVELMLNAVNLILVTADTTARAVLPHSGQVFALFVIVLAAAEIGVGLAIVLQLYRLRATVAVDDVPLTEPSDPVGGREPAVLDSEVGR
- a CDS encoding glutathione S-transferase family protein; this translates as MGEEKGGKYVEPGGEFTRDQRYIATRITEDGRDGYPVEPGRYRLAVSRACPWANRLIIVRRLLGLEDAISMAVAGPTHDARSWTFDLDPDGRDPVLGIERIQEAYFKRFPGYERGITVPAIVDVPTGQVVTNDYAQMSLDLSTQWRAYHREGAPKLYPDHLREQIDEVNAVVFRDVNNGVYRCGFAGNQEAYDKAYHQLFDRLDWLTERLTDQRYLVGDTITEADVRLFTTLVRFDPVYHGHFKCNRQKLSEMPVLWAYTRDLFQTPGFGDTIDFDHIKRHYYEVHRDINPTGIVPLGPDLSNWLTPHGREALGGRPFGDGTPPPPPKEPVDPAHTPLR
- a CDS encoding ester cyclase, coding for MTDVEAAARRFIADVWNARREESAYELVAEECPGLGGTGPEATLAWHRERRAAFPDLRYKIVDVVAAGERVAVHWRAAGTHVGQFGPVPPTGQVVSYSGATFLRFDAAGRIVEVWSCNELFQLLQQLGVEMLPPAVVSGPGA
- a CDS encoding NADH-quinone oxidoreductase subunit J family protein gives rise to the protein MTGADVLLLALGAVAVGAGVLVVTTKHLVRAGLYLVVCLGALAGDFLVLSAELVAWVQVLIYVGAVVVLLLFAVMLTRAPIGASDDLDRPGWPAALIGGGAGLGLTALLVDAYRWSTVALPAAGTAERLGEQIFQSWVLPFEVLSVLLLSALVGAIVLSRPDIGRAAPQRDGTAGDLVDSEPGGLR